The following proteins come from a genomic window of Miscanthus floridulus cultivar M001 chromosome 2, ASM1932011v1, whole genome shotgun sequence:
- the LOC136539415 gene encoding cytochrome c-type biogenesis protein CcmE homolog, mitochondrial-like, with amino-acid sequence MAFSRLLPSRSRLLSTLLHTPGPIPTSSATAAAATPLGPFLRSFASATRRSGPSSRPRAADIGARARQLQTRRLWSYGLAFACTAGFVVTVLATFQDQLVFYVTPTDALAKFTADPSKSRVRLGGLVLEGSVAHPSPSSPEIEFVVTDLITDVLVRYEGALPDLFREGHSVVVEGLLKPFTDDLRGDGGRKVTEKARECACFLRGTEVLAKHDEKYMPKEVGEALERNKKRLEGEAEAAAAQGSTVAAAAEGAKASS; translated from the coding sequence ATGGCCTTCTCGCGGCTCCTCCCCTCCCGCAGCCGCCTCCTCTCCACCCTCCTCCACACACCGGGACCCATCCCCACCTCGAgcgctaccgccgccgccgccaccccgctcGGCCCCTTCCTCCGCAGCTTCGCCTCCGCCACGCGGCGGTCGGGGCCCTCCTCCCGCCCCCGCGCCGCGGACATCGGCGCCCGCGCGCGGCAGCTGCAGACGCGCCGCCTCTGGTCCTACGGGCTCGCCTTCGCCTGCACGGCCGGGTTCGTGGTCACCGTGCTCGCCACGTTCCAGGACCAGCTCGTCTTCTACGTCACGCCCACCGACGCGCTCGCCAAGTTCACCGCCGACCCCTCCAAGTCCCGCGTCCGCCTCGGCGGCCTCGTCCTCGAGGGCTCCGTCGCGCACCCCTCGCCGTCCTCCCCCGAGATCGAGTTCGTCGTCACGGACCTCATCACCGACGTGCTCGTCCGGTACGAGGGCGCGCTGCCCGACCTCTTCCGCGAGGGCCACTCCGTCGTCGTCGAGGGCCTCCTCAAGCCCTTCACCGACGACCTCCGCGGCGACGGCGGGAGGAAGGTGACCGAGAAGGCGCGGGAGTGCGCGTGCTTCTTGCGCGGCACCGAGGTGCTCGCCAAGCACGACGAGAAGTACATGCCCAAGGAGGTCGGCGAGGCGCTCGAGCGAAACAAGAAGCGCCTCGAAGGCGAGGCAGAGGCGGCCGCCGCTCAAGGGTCCACTGTGGCTGCCGCGGCGGAGGGAGCAAAGGCAAGCTCGTAA
- the LOC136528175 gene encoding xyloglucan endotransglucosylase/hydrolase protein 31-like, translated as MARPCDLPVQQQQAAALLLACTLALLAVQLQPCRAQQQQPPSPGYYPSSMFRPLGFSEAYRTLWGSQHQTLSPDGKSLTLWMDSSSGSGFKSARAYRNGYFGASVRVQPGYTAGVNTAFYLSNSEEYPGHHDEIDMEMLGTVPGEPYTLQTNVYVRGSGDGTIVGREMRFHLWFDPTTDFHHYAIIWNPDQILFLVDDVPIRRYERKTEATFPDREMWAYGSIWDASDWATDGGRYRADYRYQPFVSRFAGLKIGGCAADASTGCQPVPASGTAALIKQQEAAMRWAQRNSMVYYYCLDASRDHALYPEC; from the exons ATGGCAAGGCCTTGTGATCTTCCGGTGCAGCAACAGCAAGCAGCTGCTCTTCTGCTAGCATGCACGCTTGCTCTGCTCGCGGTGCAGCTGCAGCCCTGCAgagcccagcagcagcagcctccGTCGCCGGGCTACTACCCCAGCAGCATGTTCAGGCCGCTGGGCTTCTCCGAGGCGTACCGCACGCTGTGGGGCTCGCAGCACCAGACGCTGTCGCCGGATGGCAAGTCCCTGACGCTCTGGATGGACAGCAGCTCGGGCAGCGGGTTCAAGTCCGCGCGGGCGTACCGGAACGGCTACTTCGGCGCGTCCGTCAGGGTGCAGCCGGGGTATACCGCCGGCGTCAACACCGCCTTCTAC CTGTCGAACAGCGAGGAGTACCCGGGGCACCACGACGAGATCGACATGGAGATGCTGGGGACGGTGCCGGGGGAGCCGTACACGCTGCAGACCAACGTGTACGTGCGCGGCAGCGGCGACGGCACCATCGTCGGCCGGGAGATGAGGTTCCACCTCTGGTTCGACCCCACCACCGACTTCCACCACTACGCCATCATCTGGAACCCCGACCAGATCCT GTTCCTGGTGGACGACGTGCCGATCAGGCGGTACGAGAGGAAGACGGAGGCCACGTTCCCTGACCGGGAGATGTGGGCGTACGGCTCCATCTGGGACGCCTCCGACTGGGCCACCGACGGCGGCCGCTACCGCGCTGACTACCGGTACCAGCCGTTCGTGTCGCGGTTCGCCGGCCTCAAGATCGGCGGGTGCGCCGCTGACGCGTCCACGGGCTGCCAACCAGTGCCGGCGTCGGGGACGGCGGCGCTCATCAAGCAGCAGGAGGCCGCCATGCGGTGGGCGCAGCGGAACTCCATGGTGTATTACTACTGCCTCGACGCGTCCAGGGACCACGCGCTCTACCCCGAGTGCTGA